The nucleotide window AAGCCGGCGATGTATGGCGGCAGGGCTATTGCCCTGTGTGCGGCGCACTGCCCACCATTGGCTGGATGGACAAACCCAGCATTGATGAAAAAAATGCTTTTCTTGCGGGTGGCGGCGGTAAAAAACATCTGCACTGCGGCGTGTGCGGGGCAGACTGGAAATTCCGGCGTGGCGCATGCCCGGCATGCGGCGAGGAAGGCAGCGGAGTTATGGAACTGCTGCGCGAAAGCGGCACTGCGCACGGTGAGCGGCTGGACTGGTGCACCAAGTGCAAGTCTTACTGCCCGGCGGTGGATCTGCGCGAACGCGAGTTTGTTCCCAATCTGGATGCCCTGGCGCTTGGCATGATGCATCTGGATATGGTGGCTGCACGTAAAAAGCTGAAACCAGTCAGGCCGTCATTCTGGAATATGTTTTAGCGGCAGCTTGCGGCAAGCGCCAAAGGCGTTTTTTGAAGCTGCCTTTACTGCAAAATTTATTGCTGGCAGTCTGGCTGGCAGCGGATTGCTGAGTCGGTTTGTTGAACCGTTTAAATGCTCCTGATGTAGCAGTCTTTAATTATTGCACAAGCAGGCATTATTAGGGTAGAACAACCGCTGCGGAGAGTGGTGTTGATGGCGGCTTTTCAGCCGCCAGTGGTGCGCCGGGGCCTGCTCCTGCGCTTTACGAACCCTAGGAGGAATAGCTGATGAAATATGTGACCTTGTTGCTGCTTGCGTTAAGCCTCGTGTGGGTTGGCGAAGCGCAGGCGCGTGATATCAAGGAAATGTCGCAGGCCATTAAAAAGCCCATTGAAATTCCTGGTGGAACATCCCTGCGTATGAGCGTCATGTTCCCCCACACGGCGCACAAAGGCATCAATTGCATGCATTGCCACCACGAAGTGGGCAGCGACAGCCGCTACGTAGCCTGTACCGAATGCCACGCCACCCCTGGTGCGCGCGAGCGTGATCCCATGAGCATGTTCATGGCCTTCCACTCCAAGAATGGCGATCGCTCCTGCTACGGCTGCCACTCGCAGAAGGCTCAGGAAAATCCCGCCAAGTACGGCGCCAAGTTCAAGGGCTGCCGTCCCTGCCATATGGCCGCAAGCGCCCGCGAAGCCGCCAAGCAGAAGTAAGCTCACTCCCGCCACGGTTTTTCTGTACCGCATAAAGGCCCCGCAAGGGGCCTTTATGCGTTGCAAAACAAGCCAACCCAGGTGGTTTGGCCTGGGCGCAGTGGCAGCTCCGCCAAGCAGGGCTCCTCTCCCAGATGAATCTTCGTCAGCGATGCTATGTGCGTTAAGTGTGTTCCCTTACGGCTGAACCCTATGCGCCTGAATAAACAGCAAAAGGCTGCAACGCGGCATTGGACGCAAAAAAAGGGCGTTTTGCAACGCCCTCATTCAATAGCTGAAAAGATTTTAACAAGGTATCCGTCTAGAGGCCCAACTGGGAAAGCATGTCGTCAATGGCGCCCTGTGAAGCTGCGGTTTTGTCCGGCCCTTTGAGTTCGCTGCGGCCCTGATTGAATTCCTTGACCGCCTTGCGTGCCTCGTTCTGCAATTCCTGAACGTTCTTGGTGGGGTCTTTTTCCGCCCCGTCCAGAATAAGGCCCGAGGAAACGTAGAGTTCCACCACCATTGCCTCAATCTGGTTCAGGGCAGACACGACCTTTTTAATGCGCTGGCCTGTGATGTCCTGAAAGCTCAGGGCGGTCAGCACGGAAGTGAGGTCATCGCCAAGGCGCTGGTTGTTTGCTTCCAGCTCGGCAATGGGGGCCGCATCTGCGCCGCCGTTACGCAATCCTGCCAGATGCGCCGCATTCTGTTCCTGAAGATCAAGATGCCGCTCCACGATTTCCATGATGGTCATGGTGGCGCTTTCCGTATCTTTCAGAACTTCATCCAGCTGGCTTGATGCTTCCAGAAATAGCGCATCCGGATTTGGGGGAGGCAGGGGCTGGCCTTTGGAGGCAGTGGATATGCGCTCAAAAATGTCTCTCAGTCCCTGGCGCATTTCCGTGCTGATCTGCTTGTAAACTGCGGCTTCGGGCTTTTCATCGCTCATGCCCGTCCCCTTTGCGCGCGGCGCGGTTTAATTTGTGCGTTTTGAACCTTTGGGGTGTATGGTCAAAGGTAAAATGCAGTAAAAAAACTCCGCCGCGCGAGGGCGCGGCGGAGCCGGGATACTTACTTGTTGGTCTTCAGAAACGTCTTGGCCCGCGCAGCTTCAGGCGAGTTGGGATATTTCTTGATCAGCTCTTCCAGGCGGGCTTTGGCAGCCGCAGACTGATTGAGCTTGCTGAAGCTGATACCCTGCTTGAGGTACGCGCCAGGCGCGCTGGAAGAAGAAGGATACTTTTTGATAACAGCATCATATGCCAGGGCCGCATCCGCAAACTGGTTGCGCTGGAAATAGCACTCGGCCAGATAGTACTGGGCCTCGGGAGCCTGGCTGTGGTCTTTGTAATTTTTCAGAAAGTCATTGAAAGAACGCTGCGCCTCATCGTACTTGCGGGACTGGTAGGCGTTAACGCCAGCGTCAAAAAGCGCGAGCGAAATGTCCTTTTGGGGAGCCTGAACCTGCGGTTCGGGCTGGGGGCTGGGCTGGCCCCAGGTGCTGGAACTGGGATTGATGACGGGCTGGTGCTGTGTTGCCGCGCCCTGGTCGCCAGCGGCGGAAGCCGCAGCGTACCCCACGGAACCAGCGGCCATGCCGCCTGCCGCTGCCTGCCCGTAGGAAGGCTGCCCATAGCCGGGCTGACTGAAAGCAGGAGCCGCCTGTGGCGCTGCCTGGGCAACGGGAGCAGAACCACCGCCGCTGGTCATGGGGTCGCCAAGGTTCAGGTTCAGCGCCATGCTGCGCTCCACCTGACGCAGAGCCTCATCGTGCGTTCTCACACGGCCCACCAGGGCTTTGGCGCCGCCTGCGTTTTGCAGGTCGTCAATCTGGCCCTTAAGGGCATTGACTTCCTGCCGCAGGGTCTGAATCTGGTTCCAGGCATCAGCCTGAGCCGGCTGCAACTGTCGCAACTGCACGTCTTGCTGCTGCACCTGCTGTTCCAGTGAAATGCTGCCGCTGCCGCTGCTGGTGCTGCCGCCCATGCAGCCGCTCAAAGGCAGCGCCGCGCAAGCCAGAGTCAGGATGTACATAGTACGGAGTGTGCGCATAGTCCCCTCTTTCAATTTTGCACTTTTCCCAGAACTTTTTTTCGTCCGGTGAAAATATAGATGATTCCCCCCACACATGGCAGAAAAACTACCAGCACAAGCCACAGGGCGCGCTGCTGTGGGGTTTCAAACTCGTGTCCCCATATGTGCAGAATGCTCCACAGTGTCGGGATCATGGGGAACATTACCACAAGCACATGCCACCAATGAAAAATCATGCGGTTCCTCCCTTGTCAGGGGTTGGTTTGCCGCCTTTGTCGCTGGCGGCAGCCTGGGGCTTGCGCCAGAGAATCAGGCAGGCCAGCACCGCACCAACAAATATGGCCGAATCAGCCACGTTAAAGGCAGGCCAGTGCCAGTCGCCCCAATAGACATCCAGAAAGTCCACCACGGCGCGAAAGCGCACACGGTCAACAAGATTGCCAAGCGCGCCGCCCATCACAAGCCCAAGGGCCGTGAACAGCCAGGGGTCTTCATCCGAGCTGCGCACCAGCATGACAATGGCCCACACAGCCACAAGCGTGGCAGCGAGAAAAAGCCAGAACTGCCACTCAATGTCTGACCGGTTCAAAAAGCCAAACGCCGCGCCACGATTGCGGATATTGACCAGATCAAACAGCCCGGCAATAACCGTGATGGGCCTGTGCTCGGGTATGAACTGCATGACAGCCCACTTGCTCACCTGATCGAGAACAAGGGCGACAATGGCCGCTATGCCGAGTATGCGATAACGCCTTGGCATTCCTGTTACGCTTCCATGGCCTTGATAACGGCTGTGCAACGGGGGCAGAGCGTGGGATGGCCTGCGTCGGTGCCAAGTTCCGTGCTGTAAATCCAGCAGCGTTCGCATTTTTCGCCGTGAGCTTTTTCCACGCCGATGGCAAGCCCGGCGATTTCTTCATCGCAGTATGCGCCTTGCGGTG belongs to Desulfovibrio desulfuricans DSM 642 and includes:
- a CDS encoding cytochrome c3 family protein: MKYVTLLLLALSLVWVGEAQARDIKEMSQAIKKPIEIPGGTSLRMSVMFPHTAHKGINCMHCHHEVGSDSRYVACTECHATPGARERDPMSMFMAFHSKNGDRSCYGCHSQKAQENPAKYGAKFKGCRPCHMAASAREAAKQK
- a CDS encoding protein phosphatase CheZ; translated protein: MSDEKPEAAVYKQISTEMRQGLRDIFERISTASKGQPLPPPNPDALFLEASSQLDEVLKDTESATMTIMEIVERHLDLQEQNAAHLAGLRNGGADAAPIAELEANNQRLGDDLTSVLTALSFQDITGQRIKKVVSALNQIEAMVVELYVSSGLILDGAEKDPTKNVQELQNEARKAVKEFNQGRSELKGPDKTAASQGAIDDMLSQLGL
- the ybgF gene encoding tol-pal system protein YbgF, producing MRTLRTMYILTLACAALPLSGCMGGSTSSGSGSISLEQQVQQQDVQLRQLQPAQADAWNQIQTLRQEVNALKGQIDDLQNAGGAKALVGRVRTHDEALRQVERSMALNLNLGDPMTSGGGSAPVAQAAPQAAPAFSQPGYGQPSYGQAAAGGMAAGSVGYAAASAAGDQGAATQHQPVINPSSSTWGQPSPQPEPQVQAPQKDISLALFDAGVNAYQSRKYDEAQRSFNDFLKNYKDHSQAPEAQYYLAECYFQRNQFADAALAYDAVIKKYPSSSSAPGAYLKQGISFSKLNQSAAAKARLEELIKKYPNSPEAARAKTFLKTNK
- a CDS encoding PLDc N-terminal domain-containing protein, yielding MIFHWWHVLVVMFPMIPTLWSILHIWGHEFETPQQRALWLVLVVFLPCVGGIIYIFTGRKKVLGKVQN
- the lspA gene encoding signal peptidase II, with the protein product MPRRYRILGIAAIVALVLDQVSKWAVMQFIPEHRPITVIAGLFDLVNIRNRGAAFGFLNRSDIEWQFWLFLAATLVAVWAIVMLVRSSDEDPWLFTALGLVMGGALGNLVDRVRFRAVVDFLDVYWGDWHWPAFNVADSAIFVGAVLACLILWRKPQAAASDKGGKPTPDKGGTA